In the genome of Dermacentor andersoni chromosome 3, qqDerAnde1_hic_scaffold, whole genome shotgun sequence, one region contains:
- the LOC140216427 gene encoding uncharacterized protein, with the protein MRRAATFLLLSALASTARAAEPMRCIVQPTHGSVLETSFLVGCTGGEEGVPLRVYLRDHATAGPYQGRLVHVLPGPGAYRVKLPMGDAEQAYAMGLHVHGADSPPTNVTVTPPHHCEPLAQLVATPGGDVPVDSSVHPTLSLVAVAASYAAACGHSPDSTSALLLPLLQRARVRTPLQLEHGAEALRALGFAVAGTLKHTVYMKRGSGGSRHLLTLALPLTR; encoded by the exons ATGCGGCGGGCGGCGACCTTCCTGCTGCTGTCAGCTCTGGCTTCGACCGCTCGCGCCGCCGAGCCCATGCGCTGCATCGTGCAGCCCACCCACGGCTCGGTGCTGGAGACGAGCTTCCTCGTGGGCTGCACGGGAGGAGAGGAGGGCGTCCCACTGCGCGTCTACCTGCGGGACCATGCCACTGCCGGCCCCTACCAG GGTCGCCTTGTGCACGTACTTCCGGGTCCTGGCGCGTACCGCGTAAAACTGCCCATGGGCGACGCCGAGCAGGCTTACGCCATGGGGCTGCACGTGCACGGCGCCGACTCGCCGCCCACGAACGTCACCGTGACACCGCCGCACCACTGCGAACCACTCGCACAACTG GTGGCGACCCCTGGAGGCGACGTGCCCGTTGACAGTTCGGTGCACCCGACGCTCTCTCTGGTGGCGGTAGCGGCGAGCTACGCAGCCGCCTGCGGACACTCGCCGGACTCGACGTCGGCGTTGCTTCTACCGCTGCTCCAGAGGGCGAGGGTGCGCACGCCGCTGCAGCTGGAGCACGGCGCCGAAGCACTGCGCGCTCTGGGATTCGCAGTCGCAGGCACGTTGAAGCACACCGTTTACATGAAACGGGGCAGTGGCGGATCACGGCATCTTTTAACCCTCGCACTGCCACTCACGAGATAA